AAAATAGATCCACCCAAAAACCTACCGGTACGCCCAACAACCGATATGGCAAAAGAAGCTTTGTTTAACATTTTAAACAATCATTTTAACTTAACCGAACTTAAGGTTTTAGATTTATTTGCAGGTACTGGCAGCGTTTCGTTCGAATTTGCATCGCGCGGTTCTAAACCCATTGTTTCGGTAGATGGCGATATGGGCTGCGTAAATTTCATTAAAAAAGTTACAAAAGAATTTGATTTTGATATTTCTGCCGTAAAATCTGATGTTATCAAGTTTTTAGAGCGTCATCAGGCAACCTACGATATCATTTTTGTTGATCCACC
This genomic window from Flavobacterium agricola contains:
- the rsmD gene encoding 16S rRNA (guanine(966)-N(2))-methyltransferase RsmD, encoding MRIISGKYKGRKIDPPKNLPVRPTTDMAKEALFNILNNHFNLTELKVLDLFAGTGSVSFEFASRGSKPIVSVDGDMGCVNFIKKVTKEFDFDISAVKSDVIKFLERHQATYDIIFVDPPYDFSDETFKQIIDLIFENELLDEEGMLVVEHSKHTNLENIEHHSFDRNYGGTVFSFFEYEFEEDEDEDDDVDDFETDNE